The following are from one region of the Quercus robur chromosome 1, dhQueRobu3.1, whole genome shotgun sequence genome:
- the LOC126717221 gene encoding phenylacetaldehyde reductase-like isoform X3 yields the protein MSGGAGKIVCVTGASGYIASWLVKLLLNRGYTVKASVRDPNDPKKTNHLQVLDGAKERLHLFKANLLEEGSFDSAVEGCDGVFHTASPFYNNIKDAEAELLEPAVKGTLNVLNSCAKFPSVKRVVVTSSMAAVLHSKKARTPDVVVDETWFSDPDVCKEAKQWYSLSKTLAEENAWKFAKEKGIDIVTINPAMVIGPLLQPTLNTSAATILNLINGAQTFPNVTFGWVNVKDVANAHIQAYEIPTASGRYCLVERVIHHSEVVRVLRELYPTLQLPEKCADDKPFVPTFQVSKERTRSLGIEYIPFEVSLKETVESLKEKKFISF from the exons atgagCGGTGGAGCTGGGAAGATTGTGTGTGTAACTGGTGCCTCTGGTTACATAGCTTCATGGCTTGTCAAGCTTCTTCTCAACCGTGGTTACACAGTCAAGGCCTCTGTTCGTGACCCCA ATGATCCAAAGAAAACAAACCACTTACAAGTACTTGATGGGGCCAAGGAGAGACTTCACCTATTCAAAGCAAATCTACTGGAAGAAGGTTCTTTTGATTCTGCTGTTGAGGGCTGTGATGGGGTTTTCCACACTGCATCTCCCTTCTATAATAACATCAAGGACGCAGAG GCAGAATTACTTGAACCTGCAGTGAAGGGTACACTTAATGTTCTTAATTCGTGTGCAAAATTTCCATCTGTTAAGCGGGTAGTCGTGACATCCTCTATGGCTGCAGTTTTACACAGTAAAAAAGCTCGAACTCCTGATGTAGTTGTTGATGAGACTTGGTTTTCTGATCCAGACGTTTGTAAGGAAGCAAAG CAATGGTATTCGCTTTCAAAGACGTTGGCTGAAGAAAATGCCTGGAAGTTTGCAAAAGAGAAGGGTATTGACATAGTTACAATTAACCCAGCAATGGTGATTGGTCCTCTCTTACAGCCAACGCTTAACACAAGTGCTGCTACGATTTTGAACTTAATAAATG GAGCTCAAACATTTCCCAATGTAACATTTGGATGGGTTAATGTCAAAGATGTTGCCAATGCACATATTCAAGCATATGAAATTCCTACAGCTAGTGGAAGatattgtttggttgagagagTTATACACCATTCTGAAGTTGTGAGGGTTTTACGTGAACTTTATCCCACTTTACAACTTCCAGAGAA GTGTGCAGATGATAAGCCATTTGTGCCAACATTTCAGGTGTCCAAAGAAAGGACAAGAAGCTTGGGTATTGAATACATTCCTTTTGAGGTGAGCCTCAAGGAAACTGTTGAAAGCTTGAAGGAAAAGAAGTTTATCAGTTTTTAA
- the LOC126717239 gene encoding uncharacterized protein LOC126717239, translating into MSTLVPPSTLAPVCPLAFYPCWKWIPETQLREQERNEFSLNGQSLLERYNKIKGTNFEFVRLVKIQLIPSSGIKYFIQFEAKPNSTEYTLKTFEGSMFKDFVHPNSSLWPMSCKLLGPNSQRYVLPGPGVWTI; encoded by the exons ATGTCCACCCTTGTCCCCCCGTCCACCCTTGCCCCTGTCTGCCCCCTTGCATTTTACCCATGTTGGAAATGGATCCCCGAGACACAG CTTCGTGAACAGGAACGAAATGAATTTTCTCTCAATGGACAGTCGTTGTTAGAGCGCTACAACAAAATTAAg ggtacaaattttgaatttgtgagaCTTGTGAAGATCCAGTTGATTCCCAGTAGTGGAATAAAGTATTTTATTCAATTCGAGGCCAAGCCCAACAGTACTGAGTACACTCTGAAAACCTTTGAAGGTTCCATGTTCAAGGATTTTGTCCATCCTAATAGTAGTTTGTGGCCCATGTCTTGTAAACTATTAGGCCCCAATTCTCAACGGTATGTGCTTCCTGGACCCGGCGTGTGGACGATATAA